A portion of the Methanofastidiosum sp. genome contains these proteins:
- a CDS encoding rhodanese-like domain-containing protein, which yields MIKMRRKTVSVLILLALSLSFVPGVIAESKVAVVANSIDIGMNPDLIPLLRKNNLMVDYFGLQDSGYAAYDYVIILGGPDSEEHTGDLSKRILSETDQNALRNGDHKIFYETSDFFKMKQKVFVLAGSDRDYTKVAVDQYASQVISKITNQPITTATYKTLTASQLKQLIDSKEDIYLIDVRTEEQFAESHIPNAVNIPYNKLGVMITQIPKDKKVVLYCNTGQKSVSGAQFLVDRNFNNVYAVTDGYSVYYNLAK from the coding sequence GTGATAAAAATGAGAAGGAAAACAGTTTCCGTACTAATTTTATTGGCACTATCCTTAAGTTTTGTACCAGGGGTAATAGCAGAGAGTAAAGTCGCTGTTGTTGCAAACTCTATTGACATCGGGATGAATCCTGACCTTATTCCACTACTTAGGAAGAACAATCTGATGGTGGATTACTTTGGATTACAAGATAGTGGGTATGCTGCTTATGATTATGTCATAATTCTTGGGGGGCCCGACTCTGAAGAGCATACAGGCGATCTTTCTAAGAGAATACTTTCAGAAACTGACCAGAACGCTCTTAGAAATGGCGACCACAAAATATTCTACGAAACAAGTGACTTCTTTAAGATGAAACAGAAGGTGTTTGTTCTTGCAGGCTCTGACAGAGACTATACAAAAGTTGCTGTCGACCAGTATGCCTCTCAGGTTATATCTAAAATAACAAATCAGCCGATTACAACTGCAACATACAAGACCCTGACGGCCTCACAACTAAAACAGTTGATTGATAGCAAAGAAGATATTTATCTTATAGATGTCAGAACTGAAGAGCAGTTTGCCGAAAGTCACATACCAAATGCAGTCAATATTCCTTACAACAAGCTTGGGGTAATGATTACTCAGATACCAAAGGACAAAAAAGTTGTTTTATACTGCAACACAGGCCAGAAATCTGTAAGTGGAGCACAGTTCTTGGTAGATAGAAACTTTAACAATGTTTACGCAGTGACAGATGGCTACTCAGTCTACTACAATCTTGCAAAATAA
- a CDS encoding DUF835 domain-containing protein, with product LNDGNLYLSKEPSNLLPFEAFRELIYIGYKGTLISRNEKDNFDFEDVDFDYFWLSERNGPNTVSPNIGTMGDFVSKLKNKNVIMIDSIDHLIAKNGFNEVYNFISELRETAYFSNNIIILSVDKDTVDQRHLKLLEKESKPILLKSMDILNNRMLDMIKYIANQNKLGINPSYSSLGKELAMTRPTVRKNVRFLETNKHVIVHRKGRNKKLEITEKGKKLL from the coding sequence GTTAAATGATGGGAATCTATACCTCTCAAAGGAACCTTCTAATCTTTTACCTTTTGAAGCCTTTAGAGAACTCATCTATATAGGCTACAAAGGAACCCTTATATCAAGAAATGAAAAAGATAACTTTGATTTTGAAGATGTAGACTTTGACTATTTCTGGCTGTCTGAACGAAATGGTCCCAACACAGTTTCACCAAATATAGGAACTATGGGCGATTTTGTATCAAAACTAAAAAATAAAAATGTCATAATGATTGATAGCATTGATCACCTTATTGCCAAAAACGGATTTAACGAGGTGTATAATTTTATAAGTGAGCTTAGGGAAACAGCCTACTTTAGTAACAATATCATAATTCTTTCAGTTGATAAAGACACAGTTGATCAAAGACACCTAAAGCTTTTAGAAAAGGAATCAAAGCCTATACTCTTGAAATCAATGGATATTTTAAACAACAGGATGCTTGACATGATAAAATATATTGCTAATCAGAATAAGTTGGGTATCAATCCTTCTTACTCTAGTCTGGGGAAAGAGCTAGCAATGACAAGACCAACTGTTAGAAAGAATGTTAGATTCCTTGAAACAAATAAGCATGTTATAGTACACAGAAAAGGCAGAAACAAGAAACTTGAGATTACAGAGAAGGGTAAAAAATTACTTTGA